In Rhodococcus qingshengii JCM 15477, the sequence CATCTGGAACCTGGCAACGTGGTTGCTCGGCATCCCCTCGAGTTCCTCACACGCGCTGTTCGGCGGACTGATCGGCGCCGCCATCGCGTCCCTCGGAATGAGCGGTGTCGCCTGGAGCGGCGTCCTCAGCAAGGTTGTCATCCCCGCAGTTCTCGCGCCCGTCGTGGCCGGCTTGGTTGCCGCGGCCGGCACCTGGCTCATCTACCGCATCACCTCCAACGTCGGAGAAGAAACCAAGGACAAAGGTTTCCGACTCGGCCAGATCGGTTCGGCTTCACTCGTTTCCCTCGCCCACGGCACCAACGACGCACAGAAGACCATGGGCGTCATCTTCCTCGCCCTGGTAGCCCACGGAACCATCTCCGCCGACGCGGACATGCCGTTCTGGGTCAAGCTCACCTGCGCGCTCGCGATCGCTGCCGGAACCTACCTCGGCGGTTGGCGAGTTATCCGGACACTCGGCAAGGGACTTGTCGAGATTGCCGCACCACAAGGCATGGCAGCCGAAGCATCCTCTGCTGCAATCATTCTCACTTCCAGCCACCTCGGCCTTCCGCTCTCCACCACCCATGTGGCGACGGGTTCCATCATGGGAACCGGTCTGGGACGCAAGGGCGCCGAAGTTCGTTGGGGTGTAGCCGGACGTATGGCGGTCGCCTGGTTGATCACTCTTCCGTCCGCTGCAATCGTCGGCGCTCTGTGCTGGGGACTGGCCAACATCGTCGGCGGCCTGCCCGGTGTCCTGGTCGTCTTCGCCGTGCTCATCGCGTTGGCCGGCTGGATGTACCTGCGCTCCCGCAAGGAGCCCATCGATCCGAGCAACGTCAACGCCGAGTGGGACGGCGGCCTGGTACCCGCAGAGGTCCCCGGTCCGGACGCCCGCGTCACCACCGACGTCAAAGCCTGAAAGAGGGAATCGACATGGATATCTTGAAAAACACCGTCGACTCGCTCTGGCAGGTCGTACTGGTCGGCCTCCTGCTGGGCGCCGGACTACCGGCGATCTTCGCAATCGGCCTGAAGTCGCTCGACGCCGGACAACGTGGCAGTGGCGGCGGGAGCACTGCCGTCGCGGCTCGCAGTCCGTTGGCCGTGGCAGGCGCAGTGGTGTGCTTCGCGGTCGTGCTCATCGCGATCGTCACCGGAATCCTCTTCATCATGCAGGGCTTCCTCAGCCACACATTCGGCATCGAGATCTTCTGATCCCGTGCGCCCTCACGAGCGGAAAGACATCACCGTGACTGCACCGACTCCATCCCTTCCTCAATCCATTCTTGACTGGCTTCGCGCCGGCTACCCCGAAGGCATACCGCCCAAGGACCGCATTCCGCTGGTCGCATTGCTACGACGCAAACTCTCGGACGCGCAAATTCGAGACATTGCCATCGGCGCTGCACTCGCAGAACTGAGCGACGTCAACAGTAACCAGGTGATCTCGAGCGACGAGATCAGCGCTCAGATCGCCGATCTGACGAGCCAGACTCCCTCGGACGAGGACATCGCGCGCGTTGCCTCCGTCCTTGCTGCCGCCGGGTGGCCCCTCGCTGATCTCGACAACCACTGAAGCTCGATTCGTTGAGTCTTCCACCACTTCTGGCTTCGATACTCGGCTGGCTGCGTGCCGGGTATCCGAACGGTGTGCCGGAGCAGGACTACGTCCCTTTGATGGCCCTGCTCCGGAGACAACTGTCCGACGACGAGATCGCCGTTCTTGCTGACGATCTCGTCGCCGGCTTTCCGCTTCCGGTCGATCCGATCGACTTTCCCGGTTCGGTCGATCCGATCGACATCGGCGTCCTCATCACCAAGGTCACCGACGATATTCCGCACGAATCGGACGTCGCTCGGGTGCGTGAACACTTGATTCGTGGAGGTTGGCAAATCGAGGCGCAACCTCCGGTCGACGACGCCTGACGGCATTACGGTAAATCAGACCAGTTTGATAACGAACCGGTAACGGTGCCGTCGAGGTCAATACAGACCACTTAGTGTCATAAGGAATTCCGCGCCTCGGGGGGCTCGGTCGGATTTCGGTGTGCAAGCACCTTTGGGGCGGGAGTGATACATGCACGAGGCTCAAACAGATTTGGCGAAGAACCCAGATATTTCGAACCCGGATATTTCGAGAAACCGCATTTCGAACCGAATCAAGCGTCGGATCCTGGGCCTCGCCGCGACAGCACTCGCTCTCCCCCTGACCGCAGGCCTGATCAGCGGATCGGTAGCGACCGCAGCGCCCGCGCGTACCGCCCCGGCCGGTGGCTACGAGGAAGTGTTCGTAGACTCGTCGATGGGACCGATCAAGGTTCAGATCCAGTGGGCTTCGCGCGGCGGCAACGCGGCACTCTATCTTCTCGATGGCCTACGAGCACGCGACGACCGAAACGCATGGAGTTTCGAGACCAACGCTCTCGAGCAGTATCGTGGCGACAACGTCACGCTGGTCATGCCGGTCGGCGGGCAGTCCAGCTTTTACTCGGACTGGTATGCGAACAGCAATTTGAATCGCCAGCCGGTCACGTACAAATGGGAAACCTTCCTCACCCAGGAACTTCCCGCCTATCTGGAATCGCGCGGCGTCTCCCGAACCAACAACGGCGTGCTCGGACTGTCCATGGGTGGCAGCGCGGCACTGACGCTAGCCGCCTACCACCGCGATCAGTTCAAGTTCGCCGGTTCGCTCTCGGGATACCTCAACATCTCAGCTCCAGGCATGCGTGAGGCGATCCGGGTGGCCATGGTCAGCGCCGGGTCCTTCAATGTCGATGCAATGTGGGGACCGCCGTGGAACCCCGCTTGGCTCCGCAACGATCCCTTCGTGTTTGCACCCGAACTGGCTGGGCTCTCGCTGTACATATCCGCTGCGAGCGGCCTACCCGGGCAGTTCGATCAACCGCGTCGTCCCGTCGACTTCGTAAACACCGGTAGTGCAATCGGCCTCGAAGCACTGGCCTTGATGAACTCACGCGCATTCCAGTTGCGCATGAACTCGCTGGGAATTCCGGCAACGTACAGCTTCCCGGCCAACGGCACGCATTCGTGGCCGTACTGGGGTGCGGAATTGTGGAAGGCCCGAGGCCAGATCCTCGACACCCTCGACGCTTGGTGAACTGACAACTGGATCAACGACAATCGCAGGCCCCGACCGATATTCGTTCGGGGCCTGCGCCGTTCGAAAATCAGAGCGTGGCAAAGAGATCCACGGTGTTGCCGTCCGGATCGAGAAGAACGGCGTAACGCTGGCCCCACACGGCGTCGAAGGGCGCCTTGTGCCCGGGGAACTCTACTGTTATGCGCTGATACGCCTCGTCGACTGCGGCGGGAGTCCCGAAATCGAAGGCCAAGGC encodes:
- a CDS encoding alpha/beta hydrolase, which translates into the protein MHEAQTDLAKNPDISNPDISRNRISNRIKRRILGLAATALALPLTAGLISGSVATAAPARTAPAGGYEEVFVDSSMGPIKVQIQWASRGGNAALYLLDGLRARDDRNAWSFETNALEQYRGDNVTLVMPVGGQSSFYSDWYANSNLNRQPVTYKWETFLTQELPAYLESRGVSRTNNGVLGLSMGGSAALTLAAYHRDQFKFAGSLSGYLNISAPGMREAIRVAMVSAGSFNVDAMWGPPWNPAWLRNDPFVFAPELAGLSLYISAASGLPGQFDQPRRPVDFVNTGSAIGLEALALMNSRAFQLRMNSLGIPATYSFPANGTHSWPYWGAELWKARGQILDTLDAW
- a CDS encoding DUF3349 domain-containing protein, with the protein product MSLPPLLASILGWLRAGYPNGVPEQDYVPLMALLRRQLSDDEIAVLADDLVAGFPLPVDPIDFPGSVDPIDIGVLITKVTDDIPHESDVARVREHLIRGGWQIEAQPPVDDA
- a CDS encoding inorganic phosphate transporter; translated protein: MNAELIVLLVVVVTALGFDFTNGFHDTGNAMATSIATGALKPKVAVALSASLNLVGAFLSVEVAATVAKGVVNLGNVGGQALLTIVFAGLVGGIIWNLATWLLGIPSSSSHALFGGLIGAAIASLGMSGVAWSGVLSKVVIPAVLAPVVAGLVAAAGTWLIYRITSNVGEETKDKGFRLGQIGSASLVSLAHGTNDAQKTMGVIFLALVAHGTISADADMPFWVKLTCALAIAAGTYLGGWRVIRTLGKGLVEIAAPQGMAAEASSAAIILTSSHLGLPLSTTHVATGSIMGTGLGRKGAEVRWGVAGRMAVAWLITLPSAAIVGALCWGLANIVGGLPGVLVVFAVLIALAGWMYLRSRKEPIDPSNVNAEWDGGLVPAEVPGPDARVTTDVKA
- a CDS encoding DUF3349 domain-containing protein encodes the protein MTAPTPSLPQSILDWLRAGYPEGIPPKDRIPLVALLRRKLSDAQIRDIAIGAALAELSDVNSNQVISSDEISAQIADLTSQTPSDEDIARVASVLAAAGWPLADLDNH